One Vicia villosa cultivar HV-30 ecotype Madison, WI linkage group LG5, Vvil1.0, whole genome shotgun sequence genomic window, tgtagcGGAGATGAGGATGTTGTGATGAATATGTGGTAAGACTTGACCAGATAAAATTAGAAATGAGAATATTAGAATGTCGAGGTAGCGCCTTTAGTAgagaagatggtggaaaatagatTTAGGTGGTTTCGGCATGTAGAGAGAAGATATGTAGACTTTGTAGTAAGGAGAGTATACTAGATGGAGAGAAGGAAAACAACTTAAGGAAGAGAAAGACCTTGAAAgattataagagaaattattaagaaagatcttgagTTAATGATTTGGATAGAATTTTGTTGCTTGATAGAACGTTATGACGAAAGTTGATATATGTAACATATCTCAACTAGTAGGATAAggctttgttgttgtttttttttcttttcaccaCCAGTATATGATCCAGACCACCCGATCTGATTCGGGAGTCAGTTTTAGCATCAAGTGGTTTCAATTCTCTCCCGGTCGCAGTTGCAGATGATTGAATTGCGATCCTCCCTACCAAATTCAGTGTCAATCGTCAATttagtttgtttgtttgttgtttgtatattttttgaaatattatatatatttttattgaaataaatagTAAGAAATAAATTATTGTAGTGACAATTTAAGAGAAATATAAATTGTATTAAAGGaagaatacaaaattaaaattacaacAAAAATAACACAAACGAAAGTTACCAtcaaaataaaagtgaaaatttttttaataaataacttTTAGAGTAAATTCGtttatttttttacatatatAGGAAGTTTTTTTTCTgagtaatttataaaatattaacattcatatattttaaatatttattaaaatattcaatcaaatcccATCTAATAAAtatctataaaaatatttgtgaaactaacctaataaaaataggatCATTAAATAATTTAGTGGGAtgcattttatataaatattataaaaattcaattctaataaaaaaaatcttggaTAAGATTAAAATTTATTACTGCTCAGTTCATAAATACTAAATCTAAATACCAGTATGTAATTAATAACAAATCAAATCTACGTTTCTCACTttccaaatcaaatcaaatttaaatattaacatCTATTAATTAATAAGAAATCAAATCTTCACACTATCCAAATCTCTTCGGTGTTTAATACTCCTATAAAACATTCAAACCACTTCTCATAACATCACAACACAACCTTAACTTCAAAATCAATTCTGTTTCCATCTTTCTCTCCCATTTCTGTTTCAATCTAAATTCAAAATCGTATTCAACAAACACAACATGAGCAACTCGAAAGAAGTTATAATACGCGAGGTGTGGGCATTCAATGTCGATTATGAATTTAGTCTCATTCGCCAAACAATCTGTCAACACCATTTCATCTCAATGGATACGGAATTCCCCGGCGTTATTCATTCGCCTAAAACCGACCGACGTCGTCTCCAAGCCTGTGATCACTAtcgttatttgaaagcgaatgtTGACGAGCTTAAGCTCATTCAAGTGGGTCTTACCCTCTCGGATGGAAAGGGAAATCTTCCTGACTTTGGAAGTAACAAGAGCTACATATGGGAATTTAACTTCTGCGACTTTGATGTTAATCGTGATCCCTGCAACGAAGACTCCATTGATATGCTTCGCCGTCAAGGGATTAACTTTGAGCGCAATTTATATCACGGTGTGGATTCAAGGCGTTTCGCTCATCTGATGTTCTCCTCTATACTTGTTTTCAACAAATCAATCACTTGGGTCACGTTTAGTAGTGCTTATGATTTCGGATATCTGGTGAAGATATTGACCCGAATGAATTTACccaacaagttagaggattttcTAAGTATTGTAGAGGTATTGTTTGGAAAAAGTGTTTATGATATGAAACACATGATGAAGTTCTGCAACTCTCTCTATGGTGGTCTCGAGCGAGTGGCTACGACCCTTAATGTGGGTCGGGCGGTTGGAAAGTCTCACCAAGCTGCATCGGATAGTCTGTTGACGTGGCatgcattcaacaaaatgatgaagactTATTTCAAAAATGATGAAGCTCCCAAGCATGCAGGAGTGTTGTTTGGATTAGAAACTGCTGCTTAGGAATAGAATACAAGAGAATTGTAATGAAAATTGAAGTATATAAAATACTCATTCATTGTATATTttcatttcttgttttaaaactgttttacaaaacaattaattttaaaaaaatttggataaTATTTGCTTTTAAGAAAATCGATTGTGTTGTTATAACTATCTTCCAATCATGTGTTGGATGACAAGTTCTTCATGGCTAAAGAGTAAATACTACAGCAGTTTAGCAGCTCCTCTGAATTATTTTGCATGACAAAATTTAAAAAACAGAAAACTAACATATGCAATGCCAATTCTGCAATTAGGACTTAATTCATAAATTTTTGAATCGACTGAAATGTATTATCTGCTAAACTTATCTTCCAAGATTCAAGCCACAATTTTTGAATCGACTTAATTCATAAACATATGTAAACTTAATTCAGCAATGAGTCTAAATACAGTGACACAAAATTTATCTTCCAAGATTCAAGCCACAATTGCAACCAACAATGCATATAATGGTAGACATGGCTAACTGGTCACACAAATCTGTTACGTGTATGTTACGCAAATGGTTGATAGGACACATCTTTGAAATAGTGGGAGCTTAAATCCCAGATTTAATTTGGCCATCTGCTTTACTAGATTGTCACAGTGTCTTTACTCATTCTCAAAGAAAAATATTAACCAGAAATGAATGCAAGGGATGTAATTCAAATGTATGGGCAAAGAAGAATTCAATTTAACCTAAAAATGCATGTCATAACCAGATTTAAACAAATCAATGCAAATAACGTAGTCATCAATACGCTCAAAAATTCGACCAACTATATGATGTCAGTGCCATCTGCAATGTGAACATATTCTATGACGCGTAACCGATATTCTAGTCAGCTTGAGTGAACTTAACTACtttgaatatgaaaatattatatatataaataagctAGAAATAGATCCATGATCTCTTTTTACATTTACTGAAATGAGACCACTATGAAATTTAATTACTCAAAGCAagatgataaaaaaatttaattactcAAAGCTGAAATTTAAATACTGAGTTCACAAAAGTCTTcttgtttgaaaagaaagatgatgAAAAAATTTCTGCTTCTGCAGCTGCTTTTGGATTCAGTGGACAGCCAAGTGTAGGTCCTAATACAATATTCGT contains:
- the LOC131605914 gene encoding probable CCR4-associated factor 1 homolog 11 → MSNSKEVIIREVWAFNVDYEFSLIRQTICQHHFISMDTEFPGVIHSPKTDRRRLQACDHYRYLKANVDELKLIQVGLTLSDGKGNLPDFGSNKSYIWEFNFCDFDVNRDPCNEDSIDMLRRQGINFERNLYHGVDSRRFAHLMFSSILVFNKSITWVTFSSAYDFGYLVKILTRMNLPNKLEDFLSIVEVLFGKSVYDMKHMMKFCNSLYGGLERVATTLNVGRAVGKSHQAASDSLLTWHAFNKMMKTYFKNDEAPKHAGVLFGLETAA